From Staphylococcus sp. M0911, a single genomic window includes:
- the dnaG gene encoding DNA primase translates to MRIEQSVINEIKDKTDILDLVSEYVKLEKRGRNYIGLCPFHDEKTPSFTVSEDKQICHCFGCKKGGNVFQFTQEIKDVSFTEAVKELGERVDITVDVGNSQYQNTNTQIASEDLQMIEMHELMQEYYHYALMKTVEGEKALTYLKERDFPEQLIKERGIGYAPNSSHFCHDFLEKKGYDIELAYEAGLLSRNEENFSYYDRFRDRIMFPLKNAQGRIVGYSARTYTNQEPKYLNSPETPIFQKRKLLYNLDKARKSIRKNDEIILLEGFMDVIKSDHAGLKTVVASLGTQLSSEHITFIKKLTSNITLMFDGDFAGREATLKTGQTLLEQGLNVFVVQLPSDMDPDEYVRKYGNDAFLDFVQKDKKSFVMFKVNTHKDEFQNNDLAYEKYLKEVTQDIAAMTSPILQKKVLQDVAELFKVSFETLDYEVGLRQQSQGNIPSYPDDAYAYEGQPQQVIQFNQLTRHEKAERALLKHFMQDKDTFLNYHQQIEVDDFTNAYFKRIFNILHDYYSNNDMYQLSSMIQYIDSDDLREALISLDSYVLNEEPFEHELEDYINILNENKNEDSLEVLNHKLREATRIGDIELQKYYLQLIVNKNKSRM, encoded by the coding sequence GGTAAGTGAATATGTAAAGCTAGAAAAGAGAGGACGCAATTATATAGGTTTGTGTCCTTTTCATGATGAAAAAACACCTTCGTTCACAGTTTCTGAAGATAAACAAATATGTCATTGCTTCGGATGTAAAAAGGGTGGTAATGTATTTCAATTTACTCAAGAAATAAAGGATGTTTCATTTACAGAAGCAGTTAAAGAACTAGGGGAACGTGTTGATATTACGGTTGATGTTGGAAATAGCCAATATCAGAATACGAATACTCAAATTGCTTCAGAAGATTTGCAAATGATTGAAATGCATGAGCTAATGCAAGAATATTATCACTATGCACTTATGAAAACAGTAGAAGGTGAGAAGGCACTTACTTATTTAAAAGAAAGAGATTTCCCAGAACAGCTGATCAAAGAAAGAGGGATAGGTTACGCACCTAATTCATCACATTTCTGTCATGATTTCTTAGAGAAAAAAGGATATGATATTGAATTAGCATATGAAGCTGGACTTTTATCTAGAAATGAAGAGAATTTTAGTTATTATGATCGCTTTAGAGATAGAATTATGTTCCCATTAAAAAATGCTCAAGGGCGAATTGTTGGATATTCTGCAAGGACGTATACCAACCAAGAACCTAAGTATTTAAATAGCCCGGAAACACCTATATTCCAAAAAAGAAAATTGTTATATAATCTCGACAAAGCACGTAAAAGCATTAGAAAAAATGACGAAATCATATTACTTGAAGGTTTTATGGATGTTATAAAATCAGATCATGCTGGTTTAAAAACAGTAGTTGCTAGTTTGGGTACTCAACTTTCAAGCGAACATATTACTTTTATTAAAAAATTAACGTCTAATATTACACTAATGTTTGATGGCGACTTTGCTGGTAGAGAAGCAACCTTAAAAACTGGTCAAACGCTATTAGAACAAGGGTTAAATGTATTCGTTGTGCAATTACCTTCAGATATGGACCCTGATGAATATGTTAGAAAGTATGGTAATGATGCGTTTCTAGACTTTGTACAAAAAGACAAAAAATCATTTGTAATGTTTAAAGTCAATACACATAAAGATGAATTTCAAAATAATGATCTAGCATATGAAAAATATCTGAAAGAAGTGACTCAAGATATTGCTGCAATGACTTCGCCCATACTTCAGAAAAAAGTATTGCAAGACGTTGCAGAATTGTTTAAAGTAAGTTTTGAGACTTTAGACTATGAAGTGGGGTTACGTCAGCAATCTCAAGGCAATATCCCTTCGTATCCAGATGATGCATACGCATATGAAGGACAACCTCAACAAGTCATTCAATTTAACCAGTTGACTCGTCACGAAAAAGCTGAACGAGCACTCTTAAAACATTTCATGCAAGATAAAGATACATTCCTAAACTATCATCAACAGATAGAAGTAGATGACTTTACAAATGCCTATTTCAAGCGTATATTTAATATTTTGCATGATTATTATTCGAATAACGATATGTATCAGCTCAGTTCTATGATTCAATACATTGATTCTGATGATTTGAGAGAAGCGTTAATATCTTTAGACTCATATGTTTTAAATGAAGAACCATTTGAACATGAATTAGAAGATTACATCAACATATTGAATGAGAATAAAAATGAAGATTCACTAGAAGTCCTAAACCATAAACTGCGTGAAGCAACGAGAATAGGGGATATTGAACTTCAAAAGTATTACTTGCAATTAATAGTAAATAAAAACAAAAGTAGAATGTAA
- the rpoD gene encoding RNA polymerase sigma factor RpoD, whose protein sequence is MSDKVKIKKQTIDPTLTLEDVKKQLIEKGKKEGHLSHEEIAEKLQNFEMDSDMMDDFFDQLNDNDITLVNEKDHSDTDAKLNPNDLSAPPGVKINDPVRMYLKEIGRVDLLSAQEEIELAKRIEQGDEIAKSRLAEANLRLVVSIAKRYVGRGMLFLDLIQEGNMGLIKAVEKFDFNKGFKFSTYATWWIRQAITRAIADQARTIRIPVHMVETINKLIRVQRQLLQDLGRDPAPEEIGEEMDLPPEKVREILKIAQEPVSLETPIGEEDDSHLGDFIEDQEAQSPSDHAAYELLKEQLEDVLDTLTDREENVLRLRFGLDDGRTRTLEEVGKVFGVTRERIRQIEAKALRKLRHPSRSKRLKDFMD, encoded by the coding sequence ATGTCTGATAAAGTTAAAATTAAAAAGCAAACAATTGATCCGACTTTAACATTGGAAGATGTTAAAAAACAATTAATTGAAAAAGGTAAAAAGGAAGGTCACTTAAGTCACGAAGAAATAGCTGAAAAATTACAGAATTTCGAAATGGATTCTGACATGATGGATGATTTCTTCGATCAATTAAATGATAATGATATCACATTAGTAAATGAAAAAGACCATTCAGATACAGATGCTAAATTAAATCCTAATGATTTAAGTGCACCTCCAGGCGTTAAAATTAACGACCCTGTGCGTATGTATCTAAAAGAAATTGGTCGTGTGGATTTATTAAGTGCCCAAGAAGAAATTGAACTTGCTAAAAGAATTGAGCAAGGTGATGAGATCGCCAAATCAAGACTAGCAGAGGCCAATTTACGTTTGGTTGTAAGTATCGCTAAAAGATATGTCGGAAGAGGAATGTTATTCCTTGATTTAATTCAAGAAGGTAACATGGGTCTTATTAAAGCCGTAGAAAAATTCGATTTCAATAAAGGATTTAAATTTTCTACTTATGCAACATGGTGGATACGTCAAGCAATCACACGTGCAATCGCTGACCAAGCACGTACAATTCGTATACCAGTTCACATGGTTGAAACAATCAACAAATTAATCCGTGTTCAACGTCAGTTATTACAGGATTTAGGACGTGATCCAGCACCTGAAGAGATTGGTGAAGAAATGGATTTACCTCCTGAAAAGGTAAGAGAAATTCTTAAAATTGCACAAGAACCTGTTTCATTAGAAACGCCAATAGGCGAAGAAGATGACAGTCACTTAGGTGACTTCATTGAAGACCAAGAAGCACAAAGTCCTTCAGATCATGCTGCCTATGAACTGCTAAAAGAACAACTTGAAGATGTTTTAGATACTTTAACTGACCGTGAAGAAAACGTTCTTCGTTTAAGATTTGGACTTGATGATGGAAGAACTAGAACATTAGAAGAAGTTGGTAAAGTATTTGGTGTAACTAGAGAACGTATTCGTCAAATCGAAGCAAAAGCATTAAGAAAATTAAGACATCCAAGTAGAAGTAAACGTCTAAAAGACTTTATGGATTAA
- a CDS encoding tRNA (adenine(22)-N(1))-methyltransferase TrmK translates to MITINHRLRTVSEFIKPGTLADIGSDHAYLPIYAIQTNLISQAIAGEVIKGPYEAARNNVQEYELSNQIDVRLGDGLEVINHHEHIDNITICGMGGPLIAKILKEGQQKLQSKPRLILQSNIQTQSLRTLLQDINYQIIDERIMEEKGHIYEIVVAEYQSKSCHYTEFELKFGPVLLENKNECFYNKWERELHALEKINQQLNPDIHQHRYQEIEAEIVMIKEVLKK, encoded by the coding sequence ATGATTACGATAAATCATAGATTACGAACTGTATCAGAATTTATTAAACCTGGGACACTTGCTGATATTGGTTCAGATCATGCTTATTTACCTATCTACGCTATTCAAACCAATTTAATATCGCAAGCAATCGCTGGTGAAGTTATTAAAGGTCCTTATGAAGCTGCAAGAAATAATGTCCAAGAATATGAACTAAGTAACCAAATTGATGTGCGACTTGGAGATGGTTTAGAGGTAATAAATCACCATGAACATATAGACAATATTACTATTTGTGGCATGGGAGGTCCTTTGATAGCTAAAATATTAAAAGAAGGACAACAAAAACTTCAATCAAAACCTAGACTTATCCTCCAAAGTAATATACAAACACAAAGTTTAAGAACATTATTACAAGACATCAACTATCAAATTATTGATGAACGCATTATGGAAGAAAAAGGACATATTTATGAAATAGTTGTAGCTGAATATCAATCAAAGAGCTGCCATTATACTGAATTTGAACTTAAATTTGGCCCAGTATTACTAGAAAACAAAAATGAATGTTTTTATAATAAATGGGAAAGAGAATTACATGCGTTAGAAAAGATAAATCAACAACTTAATCCAGACATTCATCAACATCGATATCAAGAGATTGAAGCAGAAATAGTAATGATTAAAGAGGTGCTTAAAAAATGA
- a CDS encoding Nif3-like dinuclear metal center hexameric protein, giving the protein MKINELMAMLDEHVPFNTAESWDNVGLLIGDESQEVTGILTALDCTLEIVEQAIDKNINTIISHHPLIFKGVQSITNQGYGEIIRLLIQNNINLIAMHTNLDVNPRGVNAMLATKIGLKNTNLINKEPEKYFKVQTFIPESHVETFKQQLNDIGLAKEGNYEYCFFESKGQGQFKPVDDANPYLGEIGEVEYVDEVKLEFMISYSQRQLTEKAIHQYHPYETPVYDFIELSKEGSYGLGIIGELNEPMNIDDFVSYVKSQLQIPSVRYVGCSNTTINKVAMIGGSGIGFEYEASQLGADIFITGDIKHHDALDAKIAGVNLLDINHYSEYVMKEGLKQLLEEWLVEENESNIKILASDINTDPFTYI; this is encoded by the coding sequence ATGAAAATTAACGAATTAATGGCAATGTTAGATGAACATGTGCCTTTTAACACTGCAGAATCATGGGATAACGTTGGGCTACTTATAGGTGATGAATCACAAGAAGTTACTGGGATTTTAACAGCCTTGGATTGTACGTTAGAAATCGTAGAACAAGCAATAGATAAAAATATCAATACTATTATTAGTCACCACCCATTAATTTTTAAAGGTGTTCAATCAATTACTAATCAAGGCTATGGTGAAATAATCAGATTACTAATTCAAAATAATATCAATTTAATAGCAATGCATACGAATCTAGACGTTAATCCTAGAGGTGTCAATGCTATGTTAGCCACTAAAATTGGCCTAAAAAATACTAACTTGATTAATAAAGAACCTGAAAAATATTTCAAAGTTCAAACCTTTATCCCCGAAAGCCATGTCGAAACATTTAAACAACAACTTAATGATATTGGATTAGCTAAAGAAGGTAATTATGAATACTGCTTCTTTGAAAGTAAAGGTCAAGGACAATTTAAACCTGTAGATGATGCCAATCCTTATTTAGGTGAAATCGGTGAAGTTGAATACGTAGATGAAGTGAAATTAGAGTTTATGATTTCATATTCACAACGACAATTAACTGAGAAAGCGATTCACCAATATCATCCTTATGAAACCCCAGTTTATGATTTTATTGAATTATCAAAAGAAGGTTCATATGGTTTGGGTATTATTGGAGAATTAAACGAACCAATGAATATAGATGATTTTGTTTCTTATGTTAAATCTCAATTACAAATTCCTAGTGTCCGATACGTTGGTTGTTCAAATACTACGATTAATAAAGTAGCAATGATTGGTGGTTCTGGTATTGGATTTGAATATGAAGCTTCACAATTAGGTGCAGACATATTTATAACTGGCGATATTAAACATCATGATGCACTTGATGCCAAAATTGCGGGCGTCAACTTATTAGATATCAATCATTATAGTGAATATGTGATGAAGGAAGGATTAAAACAATTACTAGAAGAGTGGTTAGTAGAAGAAAATGAAAGTAATATCAAAATACTAGCGTCAGATATTAACACAGATCCATTCACATATATTTAA
- a CDS encoding DEAD/DEAH box helicase: MAKHPFEHFGLNSSMIEAVKDLRFEKPTEIQNRIIPRILKGTNIIGQSQTGTGKSHSFLLPLVNEIDTEIHEPQAIVVAPTRELAQQLYQAANHLSSFKEGVNAKLFIGGTDIEKDRQRCNQQPQLVIGTPTRINDLSKSGHLHTHLASYLIIDEADLMIDLGLIEDVDYIASRLEEHSNIAVFSATIPKSLQPFLNKYLEQPDFVEVDNQSQNKKNIEFYLIPTKGTAKVEKTLKLIDILNPYLCIIFCNSRDSADELARTLNEAGIKVGMIHGGLTPRERKQQMKRIRNLDFQFVIASDLASRGIDIEGVSHVINFDVPNDIDFFTHRVGRTGRGNYRGVAITLYSPDEEDNISAIEDRGYVFENVDIKNDELTPIKAHNTRRTRQHKDDHLTNEVKNKVRSKTKRKVKPGYKKKFKQEVERMKRQERKQFSKRQNRQNRKSRKG; the protein is encoded by the coding sequence ATGGCAAAACATCCATTTGAACACTTCGGTTTAAACTCTAGTATGATCGAAGCTGTAAAAGATTTAAGATTTGAGAAACCAACTGAAATTCAAAATAGAATTATTCCTAGAATATTAAAAGGAACTAACATCATTGGACAATCACAAACAGGTACAGGTAAATCCCATTCATTTTTATTACCATTAGTTAATGAAATTGATACTGAAATTCATGAACCTCAAGCAATCGTTGTTGCACCTACAAGAGAACTAGCGCAACAACTTTATCAAGCAGCTAACCATTTAAGTAGTTTTAAAGAAGGTGTCAATGCCAAATTATTTATCGGTGGTACAGATATTGAAAAAGACAGACAACGTTGCAATCAACAACCACAATTAGTCATTGGTACACCAACAAGAATCAATGATTTATCTAAAAGTGGGCATTTACACACACATTTAGCCTCATATTTAATCATAGATGAAGCTGATTTAATGATAGATTTAGGTTTAATAGAAGATGTAGACTATATTGCATCACGATTAGAAGAACATTCAAATATAGCTGTATTCAGTGCAACAATCCCTAAATCTTTACAGCCATTTTTAAATAAATATTTAGAACAACCTGATTTTGTAGAAGTAGATAACCAATCACAAAATAAAAAGAATATCGAATTTTATTTAATTCCTACTAAAGGAACTGCAAAAGTTGAAAAAACACTTAAATTAATTGATATATTGAACCCTTATTTATGTATCATTTTCTGTAATAGTAGAGATAGTGCCGATGAATTAGCACGTACACTCAATGAGGCCGGTATCAAAGTAGGTATGATTCATGGTGGATTAACTCCTCGTGAACGTAAGCAACAAATGAAACGTATTAGAAATCTTGACTTCCAATTTGTGATTGCAAGTGATTTAGCATCAAGAGGTATCGATATTGAGGGTGTAAGTCATGTCATCAATTTCGATGTACCAAATGATATCGATTTCTTTACTCATAGAGTAGGTCGAACTGGTCGAGGAAACTATCGTGGTGTTGCAATCACATTATATAGTCCAGATGAAGAGGATAATATTTCTGCAATTGAAGATAGAGGTTATGTCTTTGAAAATGTGGATATTAAGAACGATGAGCTTACGCCTATCAAAGCACACAATACTAGACGTACTAGACAACATAAAGACGACCATCTAACAAATGAGGTTAAAAATAAAGTACGTAGTAAAACAAAACGCAAAGTTAAACCAGGTTATAAAAAGAAATTTAAACAAGAAGTTGAAAGAATGAAGCGACAAGAACGTAAACAATTTAGTAAACGTCAAAACCGTCAAAATAGAAAGAGTAGAAAAGGATAG
- a CDS encoding deoxyribonuclease IV produces the protein MLLGSHVSMSGKKMLEGSAEEAHKFGESTFMIYTGAPQNTRRKSIEDLNITKGHEAMEKYGLSNIVVHAPYIINIANTTKPEVFELGVNFLQNEIERTQAIGAKDIVLHPGSHVGAGADVGIKKIIDGLNEVLTNDNNVRIALETMAGKGSEVGRTFEEIAQIIDGVTHNERLSICFDTCHTHDAGYNIKEDFDGVLNEFDKIIGVDRIKVVHVNDSKNEQGAHKDRHENIGFGHIGFDALNYVVHHDTFKDIPKILETPYVGEDKKNKKPPYKHEIEMLKSQTFEPNLKDKILNQ, from the coding sequence ATGTTACTTGGATCACATGTATCAATGAGTGGTAAAAAAATGTTAGAAGGATCTGCAGAAGAAGCACACAAATTCGGTGAATCTACATTTATGATTTACACAGGTGCACCTCAAAATACACGACGAAAAAGCATTGAAGATTTAAATATCACTAAAGGTCATGAAGCAATGGAAAAATATGGATTATCTAATATCGTTGTTCATGCGCCTTATATTATTAACATTGCAAATACCACTAAACCTGAAGTTTTCGAATTAGGCGTTAACTTTTTACAAAATGAAATCGAACGTACCCAAGCTATAGGAGCTAAAGATATCGTCTTACACCCAGGGTCACACGTAGGTGCTGGTGCGGATGTAGGTATTAAAAAAATTATAGATGGATTAAATGAAGTATTAACAAATGACAATAATGTGAGAATTGCATTAGAAACAATGGCTGGAAAAGGGTCAGAAGTAGGTCGTACATTCGAAGAAATTGCACAAATTATTGATGGCGTAACACATAATGAGCGTTTATCAATTTGCTTTGATACTTGTCATACTCATGATGCTGGCTATAACATTAAAGAAGATTTTGATGGGGTATTAAATGAATTTGACAAAATTATTGGTGTAGATAGAATTAAAGTCGTTCACGTCAATGATAGTAAAAACGAACAGGGTGCTCATAAAGATAGACATGAGAATATCGGATTTGGTCACATCGGCTTTGATGCACTCAATTATGTAGTACATCATGATACATTTAAAGATATACCTAAAATTTTAGAAACACCATATGTTGGTGAAGATAAAAAAAATAAAAAGCCTCCATATAAACATGAAATTGAAATGTTAAAATCACAAACATTTGAACCAAATTTAAAAGATAAAATTTTAAATCAATAA
- a CDS encoding metal ABC transporter ATP-binding protein: MTTPVFELKNIDYYFDHKQVLENINIKINKGEFLAIVGPNGAGKSTLLKIILGLLPLQSGEIFIDGHPIKNNKSSLKISYVSQKASSFTAGFPASVKEVVLSGLTKTKKLFQRFNQNDVKQVEHVLERLNISHLIHKNIAELSGGQQQRVLIARALISNPSVLVLDEPTNGIDAKHVNEFYETLDRLKKEGITIILVTHDIGVVADTATEVACLNKHLHFHGTTEDFKSLDEVEISKIYGHPIQFVDHQHNRECCN; the protein is encoded by the coding sequence ATGACAACACCAGTATTTGAACTCAAAAACATTGATTATTATTTTGATCATAAACAAGTACTTGAAAATATAAATATTAAAATTAATAAAGGCGAGTTTTTAGCAATAGTAGGCCCAAATGGTGCCGGAAAATCCACTCTTTTAAAAATCATTTTAGGTTTATTACCTTTACAATCTGGAGAAATCTTTATTGATGGACATCCAATAAAAAATAATAAATCTTCGTTGAAAATTAGTTATGTTTCACAAAAGGCTTCTTCATTTACTGCCGGTTTTCCAGCAAGCGTTAAAGAAGTGGTTCTTAGTGGACTAACTAAAACAAAAAAACTCTTCCAACGTTTTAACCAAAATGATGTAAAACAAGTTGAACATGTATTAGAACGATTGAATATTTCACATTTAATTCATAAAAATATTGCAGAGCTATCAGGTGGTCAACAACAGCGTGTTCTCATTGCACGTGCTTTAATTTCTAATCCTAGTGTGTTGGTTTTGGATGAACCTACTAATGGAATTGATGCTAAACACGTAAATGAGTTTTATGAAACACTAGATCGCTTAAAAAAAGAAGGCATCACTATAATTTTAGTCACTCATGATATTGGTGTAGTTGCTGATACAGCTACTGAAGTGGCATGTTTAAATAAACATTTGCATTTTCATGGTACAACAGAAGATTTTAAATCTCTGGACGAAGTTGAAATTTCTAAAATATATGGTCATCCGATTCAATTTGTTGATCATCAACACAATAGAGAATGTTGTAATTAA
- a CDS encoding metal ABC transporter permease, translating to MIDALLNFDFMRYSLISGILIGFIAPLIGAFIVVRRLSLIADALSHVTLGGISFGMFVITVIPALTLINPMWFGILFAIIGALLIEKLRTSYTNYQEIAIPIIMSAGIALSAIFISLADGFNQEIVGLLFGSISAVNLSDLTTIIFITILVLLFISLFYKELFILSFDEEYSKVIDIPKWIQFLFIVVVAMVISASMRVVGILLVSALITLPVAIAMRWTKGFKQLIVLSIIIGELSVILGLVVAFYINISPGGVIVVLLVIMLMITMTYQKLKSKSQKGDRKYEY from the coding sequence ATGATAGATGCATTATTAAATTTTGATTTTATGAGATACTCCTTAATTAGTGGTATCTTAATAGGTTTTATTGCACCTTTAATTGGTGCTTTTATAGTAGTACGAAGGCTTTCACTAATTGCTGATGCTTTGAGCCATGTTACATTAGGTGGAATATCATTTGGCATGTTTGTGATTACAGTAATACCTGCATTAACTTTAATTAACCCAATGTGGTTTGGTATATTATTTGCTATTATAGGTGCATTATTAATTGAAAAATTGCGCACATCTTATACAAATTATCAGGAAATCGCAATTCCAATTATTATGAGTGCAGGTATCGCATTAAGTGCTATTTTTATCTCATTGGCTGATGGATTTAACCAAGAAATTGTAGGCTTATTATTTGGCTCTATCAGTGCAGTAAACTTAAGTGATTTAACAACTATCATTTTCATTACTATTTTAGTATTATTATTTATTTCATTATTTTACAAAGAATTATTTATTTTATCTTTCGATGAAGAATATAGTAAAGTGATAGATATTCCAAAATGGATCCAGTTTTTATTTATTGTCGTAGTTGCAATGGTTATTTCTGCGTCTATGAGAGTAGTTGGAATATTATTAGTCAGTGCTTTAATCACATTACCTGTAGCAATTGCAATGCGTTGGACTAAAGGATTTAAACAATTAATTGTACTAAGTATTATTATTGGTGAACTTTCAGTCATATTAGGACTTGTTGTAGCTTTTTATATCAATATTTCGCCTGGTGGCGTGATTGTAGTACTATTAGTCATTATGCTAATGATAACGATGACTTATCAAAAATTAAAATCAAAGTCACAAAAGGGAGATCGTAAATATGAATACTAG
- a CDS encoding Fur family transcriptional regulator: MNTSDAIKILKENGLKYTDKRNDMLNIFVKEDKYINAKYIQQVMDKDYPGISFDTIYRNLHLFKDLAIIESTELDGEMKFRIACTNHHHHHFICEKCGDTKVIDFCPIDQVKQYLPNVDIHTHKLEVYGICEKCQKIAK; the protein is encoded by the coding sequence ATGAATACTAGTGATGCAATTAAAATTTTAAAAGAAAACGGTTTGAAATATACAGATAAACGTAACGATATGCTCAATATTTTTGTTAAAGAAGATAAATACATTAACGCTAAATATATACAACAAGTAATGGATAAAGATTATCCAGGTATTTCATTTGATACTATTTATCGAAATCTTCATTTATTTAAAGATTTAGCCATTATTGAAAGTACTGAATTAGATGGCGAAATGAAGTTTAGAATTGCTTGTACTAATCATCACCATCATCACTTTATCTGTGAAAAATGTGGTGATACAAAAGTCATCGACTTTTGTCCAATTGATCAAGTAAAACAATATTTACCGAATGTCGATATTCATACACATAAACTTGAAGTTTATGGTATTTGTGAAAAATGTCAAAAGATAGCTAAATAA
- a CDS encoding superoxide dismutase: protein MAFELPKLPYAFDALEPHIDKETMEIHHDKHHNTYVTKLNAAVEGTDLEAKSIEEIVANLDSVPSDIQTAVRNNGGGHLNHSLFWELLTPNSEEKGEVVDKIKEQWGSLDEFKKEFADKAAARFGSGWAWLVVNNGQLEIVTTPNQDNPLTEGKTPILGLDVWEHAYYLKYQNKRPDYISAFWNVVNWEKVDELYNAAK, encoded by the coding sequence ATGGCATTTGAATTACCAAAATTACCATATGCATTTGACGCATTAGAACCACACATCGATAAAGAAACTATGGAGATTCACCATGATAAACACCACAACACTTATGTAACAAAATTAAACGCAGCAGTAGAAGGTACTGACTTAGAAGCTAAATCAATTGAAGAAATTGTAGCTAACTTAGATAGTGTACCTTCAGATATTCAAACTGCAGTTAGAAATAACGGTGGCGGTCACTTAAACCACTCATTATTCTGGGAATTATTAACACCTAATTCAGAAGAAAAAGGTGAAGTAGTAGATAAAATTAAAGAACAATGGGGTTCTTTAGATGAATTCAAAAAAGAATTCGCTGACAAAGCTGCAGCTCGCTTTGGCTCAGGTTGGGCTTGGTTAGTTGTTAATAATGGTCAATTAGAAATCGTTACAACTCCAAACCAAGATAACCCATTAACTGAAGGTAAAACACCTATCCTAGGCTTAGATGTTTGGGAACATGCTTATTACCTTAAATATCAAAACAAACGTCCAGATTATATCAGTGCTTTCTGGAATGTTGTTAACTGGGAAAAAGTTGACGAATTATACAACGCTGCTAAATAA